The Streptomyces halobius genomic interval TAGAGATCTTCGGCTGGCATGGCGGCTGCCGCGGAGCCCTTGATGGACCCTGGCGGGTGGCCTACGGGGCCGGCATGAATAACGCCGCCCTGGCCATGGAAGCCGTCATCGAGCACGCCGAGCTGCAATCGAGGATTTCACTGTCCTCCGACGACCTGGCCCCCCGTCGGGCCCGAGCATTCACCCGGACGAAGCTCGCCGAGTGGGGCCTGGACGCTCTCGCCGATCGTGTACTGCTGATCGTCAGCGAACTCGTCACGAACGCACGTCGCCACGGCAGGACCAAACCCGAGGGCCTGTTGGAGGAGATAACCCTGACGATCTCCTTCCACAGCGGAGTCGTTGGGATCGAGCTGGACGACAACTCCGGCCAGCTCCCCGTACCGCGCAAGGGGCCGGTCGGTGCACTTGATGGCCGGGGCCTGCGCCTCGTAGCCGCTGAGGCGGATTCCTGGATCTCGCACCTCAAACCGGACGGCACCGGTAAGCGGGTCCTTGCCTTCCTGCGCTGGCCATCGACGCCGCCGGCCGTCTGACCGTAGCCAGCTCTCACCACTCCACGCGTCCGATCAGATCCTGGAGCTGTTTGTCATGCCCGTACACTCACCGCCTGCTCTGCTGTCCCTCCTGACACCGAGGGAAACCGAGGTCCTGGGCCTTGTCGTCGATGGCCCGAGGAACAGTGAGATCGAGCGTGTTCCGCGGGATCTCCTCCGGGTACTCGACACGCCGCGCGAGTCGGAGCCCTTCGTCGCAGGGAGCCTGCTGTGAGCGTCTCGAAGAGGAGTGCCCTCGGCCTCGTCCGGACTTCAGTGGGGGAGCAGACCGTCTGGGCGCTCGTCGGGGAAGCCTCCCTGCGGCACATAACGGCTGCCCGCATCACCACGCTGGAGCTTGAGGCTCTACCTGTTGACCGAGCAGAGGCGAGCCGGCACGTCGCCGAGGTCATGTCTGCCCTGGAGGCGTACAGCTCACGACGCG includes:
- a CDS encoding ATP-binding protein yields the protein MNSLEIFGWHGGCRGALDGPWRVAYGAGMNNAALAMEAVIEHAELQSRISLSSDDLAPRRARAFTRTKLAEWGLDALADRVLLIVSELVTNARRHGRTKPEGLLEEITLTISFHSGVVGIELDDNSGQLPVPRKGPVGALDGRGLRLVAAEADSWISHLKPDGTGKRVLAFLRWPSTPPAV